The Pedobacter mucosus genome window below encodes:
- a CDS encoding carbohydrate kinase family protein, producing the protein MNKEIPAEKDLKKVLVIGELLADIISDDNIKSLASPSTFKIYQGGSAANLCANLKWLGVDAKLVGAVGNDELGKFLINSLKEAGLSDSHLTVLPNHQTSIILVGKNTDTPDFIPYRSADNEIYAIDNQLIESAKLIHTTAFSLSKQPAREHILNAFLEANQTGKFISIDWNFSPIIWNNDDGMKIFKQICKYHPLLKISLDDVERFAGEALTTKAAMQYLDQFTTHITCLTCGKDGVWFKENGGNWNHKPALPIKQITSVTGAGDAFWSGFLYVFLQKKPVEQCIDFALLLAKTKIESAEPLYKIEPSLYIKE; encoded by the coding sequence ATGAACAAAGAAATACCAGCAGAAAAGGACCTTAAAAAGGTATTGGTTATTGGCGAATTGCTTGCTGATATTATTTCTGATGATAATATTAAATCTCTTGCTTCCCCCTCAACATTTAAAATTTATCAGGGTGGAAGTGCTGCAAATTTATGTGCAAATTTAAAGTGGCTTGGTGTCGATGCTAAACTAGTTGGCGCCGTTGGAAATGATGAATTAGGAAAATTTTTAATTAATTCATTAAAAGAAGCTGGCTTATCTGATAGTCACCTAACCGTGTTACCCAATCACCAAACAAGTATAATCTTGGTTGGGAAAAATACAGATACGCCTGATTTTATACCCTATAGAAGTGCTGATAATGAGATATATGCAATTGATAATCAATTAATTGAAAGCGCTAAATTAATTCATACCACAGCATTTTCTTTAAGTAAGCAGCCTGCAAGAGAACATATTTTAAATGCATTTTTAGAAGCGAATCAAACAGGAAAATTCATATCGATAGACTGGAACTTTTCACCAATTATATGGAACAATGATGATGGTATGAAAATTTTTAAGCAAATATGTAAATACCATCCATTATTAAAAATAAGTTTAGACGATGTTGAAAGGTTTGCTGGAGAAGCATTAACTACAAAAGCAGCGATGCAATATCTTGATCAATTTACTACACACATAACTTGTTTAACCTGTGGCAAAGATGGTGTTTGGTTTAAAGAAAACGGAGGAAATTGGAATCATAAACCTGCACTTCCGATTAAGCAAATAACGAGCGTAACAGGTGCTGGAGATGCATTTTGGTCGGGATTTTTATATGTTTTTCTTCAAAAAAAACCAGTTGAACAATGTATTGATTTTGCACTGTTATTAGCGAAAACCAAAATTGAATCAGCAGAACCACTTTACAAAATTGAACCTAGTTTATACATAAAAGAATAA
- a CDS encoding glycoside hydrolase family 13 protein, with the protein MLKQLSLQRILCKTLLLIICFTFLQPSVYAQTNSSAFETIKNRTWWKEGIVYQIYPRSFKDSNGDGIGDLKGIISKLDYLKSLGIDVVWLNPIYASPNDDNGYDISGYKNIMKEFGTMEDFDLLLKGLHQRNIKLVMDMVLNHSSDEHQWFKESKSSRTNPYRNYYHWWPAENGTPTPRYSFFDINNNAWKYDATTNAYYLHYFSQKQPDLNWENSKLRSEVYDMMKFWLDKGIDGIRMDAFQYASKDVSWPKYPEGYEKNIIKYYGMGPNLHKYLKEMNKAVISKYNVMTVAEGAGSTLADAHTLVDEDRKELNMAYHFEIMDIGNDPKGYNLVDLKKTFTKWDSSFAKQGWLAIFLANHDVPRMVSKYGDDSDEYRTASSKLLTTLIMTMRGTPFYYNGDELGMANIKFEKIEDYKDLATINAYKHLLAKGEDTKAFLEKQKFISRDNTRTPFQWDATTNAGFTNGTPWIKINPNYKSVNVQIEEKDPNSELNYFKKIVAIRKSSPALIYGTYKIFDVENPHVYCYTRSQGKEKVLVILNFSSKGISYSIDNNINIKHAQVVASNYKGAAILEQRINLKPWQSVVFKLNETN; encoded by the coding sequence ATGTTAAAACAGTTAAGTTTACAGCGCATTTTATGTAAAACGTTGCTCTTAATTATATGCTTTACGTTTCTACAACCTTCTGTTTATGCACAAACTAATTCGTCAGCTTTTGAAACCATAAAAAATCGTACGTGGTGGAAAGAGGGAATTGTTTATCAAATATATCCTCGAAGTTTTAAAGATAGTAACGGCGATGGGATTGGCGATTTGAAAGGCATTATTTCCAAACTTGATTACCTTAAAAGTTTAGGCATTGATGTGGTTTGGTTGAATCCGATTTATGCTTCGCCTAATGATGATAACGGTTATGACATCAGCGGTTATAAAAATATTATGAAAGAGTTTGGTACCATGGAAGATTTCGATCTTTTGTTGAAAGGCCTGCATCAACGTAATATCAAATTGGTAATGGACATGGTTTTAAACCACAGCAGTGATGAACATCAGTGGTTTAAGGAATCAAAATCTAGTCGCACTAACCCATACCGCAATTATTACCATTGGTGGCCTGCAGAAAATGGTACTCCAACACCACGTTATAGTTTTTTTGATATTAATAATAATGCATGGAAATACGATGCTACTACCAATGCATATTATCTACATTACTTTTCGCAAAAGCAACCAGATCTTAATTGGGAAAATAGCAAGTTAAGAAGTGAAGTTTATGATATGATGAAATTTTGGCTTGATAAAGGCATCGATGGTATTAGAATGGATGCTTTTCAATATGCATCGAAAGATGTTTCCTGGCCAAAATATCCTGAAGGATATGAAAAAAATATTATAAAATATTATGGCATGGGTCCAAATCTCCACAAGTATTTAAAAGAAATGAACAAGGCCGTGATCAGTAAATATAATGTGATGACGGTTGCGGAAGGCGCTGGAAGTACTTTAGCAGATGCACATACACTTGTTGATGAGGATAGGAAAGAATTAAATATGGCCTATCATTTTGAGATAATGGATATTGGTAACGATCCGAAAGGCTATAACCTGGTTGATTTAAAAAAGACTTTTACAAAATGGGATTCGTCATTTGCTAAACAAGGCTGGCTTGCGATTTTTTTAGCTAATCATGATGTGCCCCGGATGGTAAGTAAGTATGGTGATGATAGCGACGAATACAGAACCGCATCTTCGAAATTATTGACAACACTCATTATGACCATGCGGGGAACGCCATTTTATTATAATGGAGATGAGTTGGGCATGGCTAACATCAAATTTGAAAAAATTGAAGATTATAAGGATTTGGCTACTATTAATGCTTATAAACATTTACTAGCCAAAGGTGAGGACACAAAAGCATTTTTAGAAAAACAAAAGTTTATATCAAGAGACAATACACGAACTCCATTTCAATGGGATGCTACTACAAATGCAGGTTTTACAAATGGTACACCATGGATTAAAATAAATCCAAACTACAAATCTGTTAATGTGCAAATTGAAGAAAAGGATCCTAATAGCGAACTTAATTATTTCAAAAAAATTGTAGCCATCAGGAAGAGTTCGCCTGCACTTATTTATGGTACATATAAAATATTCGACGTTGAAAATCCTCATGTTTATTGCTATACAAGATCGCAGGGTAAAGAAAAAGTTTTAGTTATATTAAATTTTTCTAGCAAAGGAATCTCCTACTCTATCGATAATAATATAAATATTAAACATGCGCAGGTTGTAGCCAGCAATTACAAAGGCGCAGCAATACTGGAGCAGCGCATCAATTTAAAACCTTGGCAAAGTGTAGTGTTTAAGCTAAACGAAACCAACTAA
- a CDS encoding glycoside hydrolase 100 family protein, which yields MEISTDYEKSIALLYQASTPSGFVAAVREQDNYKRVWTRDGVITSIAALLSGDKKLIETSKATIETLFDHQHHLGFMPSNVTPESGEASYGGTCGRADNPSWAVIGLCAYTLLSNNLSLWEKYQTEVEKCFAVMESWEFNGKNLIYVPQSGDWADEYIQHGYILFDQLLRVWALKLVNKIDPSKQQADKAIQIVNSIKQNYWKNAENQQAYAPNLKHQMINASSHYWLMGFNPSRIYKYFDLQANTFSLLLNLGDESQNQKVIDAIKTLYNTKLSMLPSFYPTIEEGDADMNELKNNYAYSFRNKPNFFHNGGLWPVWNGWLVMALKKHGENELAEKISANINNANAMDDCFNECFHGLLKTPCGVNNCTWSAAGAVLAQQDFKSFEQIFNFND from the coding sequence ATGGAAATCTCAACTGATTATGAAAAATCAATTGCGCTTTTGTACCAAGCATCAACTCCTAGTGGTTTTGTAGCAGCTGTGAGAGAGCAAGATAATTATAAAAGAGTTTGGACTAGAGATGGTGTAATTACTTCTATCGCGGCACTATTAAGTGGTGATAAAAAATTAATTGAAACTTCAAAAGCTACTATCGAAACTCTTTTTGATCATCAACATCATTTAGGATTTATGCCTTCAAACGTAACTCCAGAAAGTGGCGAAGCAAGCTACGGAGGCACTTGCGGCAGAGCCGACAATCCATCATGGGCAGTTATTGGTTTGTGTGCTTACACTTTATTAAGCAACAATTTGTCCCTTTGGGAAAAATATCAAACTGAAGTAGAGAAATGTTTTGCCGTGATGGAAAGTTGGGAATTTAACGGTAAAAATTTGATTTATGTTCCACAAAGTGGCGATTGGGCAGATGAATATATTCAACATGGTTATATTCTCTTTGATCAGTTATTACGCGTTTGGGCACTTAAATTAGTTAATAAAATCGATCCTTCTAAACAACAGGCTGATAAAGCAATTCAAATTGTTAATTCCATCAAACAGAATTATTGGAAAAATGCTGAAAATCAGCAGGCTTATGCGCCAAATTTAAAACACCAGATGATTAATGCATCAAGTCACTATTGGCTTATGGGTTTCAATCCAAGTAGGATCTATAAATATTTCGACCTCCAAGCAAATACGTTTAGCCTGTTGTTAAATCTTGGTGATGAAAGTCAGAATCAAAAAGTAATTGATGCTATAAAAACACTTTATAACACGAAATTATCTATGCTTCCTTCGTTTTATCCAACCATAGAAGAGGGCGATGCAGATATGAATGAACTTAAAAATAATTACGCCTATTCATTTAGAAACAAACCTAACTTTTTTCATAATGGAGGATTGTGGCCTGTCTGGAATGGTTGGTTGGTAATGGCGCTAAAAAAACATGGTGAAAACGAATTGGCAGAAAAAATTTCGGCTAATATAAATAACGCTAATGCAATGGATGATTGCTTTAATGAGTGTTTTCATGGTTTGTTAAAAACTCCATGTGGCGTTAATAATTGTACATGGAGTGCTGCTGGGGCAGTATTAGCGCAACAAGATTTCAAATCCTTTGAACAAATTTTCAATTTCAATGATTAA
- a CDS encoding MFS transporter, producing the protein MITAAESSVKKYSSNLKLNFSSIIAMNVGFFGIQYSFGLQQTNMTPIYSYLGANADQIPLLNLAGPMTGLIIQPIIGAMSDKTTSRFGRRRPYFLIGAIICSICLFAMPYSSSIWMAASILWILDAGNNMTMEPYRAFVSDKLPSEQHALGFLTQSFFTGLGITLANLTPGILIAAGLIGLNTRSANNIPYTTYTAFFIGAFVSIGSIMYTCFTTKEVPLNKKQVEEIKQETGGVIQIFKDIIAAFRVMPVTMRKLGIVYLFNWYGMFIYWQFVTLCLAKTIFHTADSASDGFASAQVLTGYVNGGYNVVTFLVAFPLAFLARKITSKRVHFLSLILGGVCLISLPIIKHENLLFIPIIGLGIAWASMMGTPYAMLAGSIPKDKTGIFMGILNMFIVMPMLLETVTFKYIYRHILNHNPANAIYFAGMLITIGGMLVLLIKNTNTKSKI; encoded by the coding sequence ATGATTACAGCCGCAGAAAGTTCAGTAAAAAAATATTCTTCAAATCTGAAATTAAACTTCAGTTCAATTATTGCCATGAACGTTGGTTTCTTCGGCATACAATATAGCTTTGGTTTACAGCAAACCAATATGACACCTATTTACTCATATTTAGGGGCCAATGCAGATCAAATACCACTTTTAAATTTGGCGGGACCAATGACAGGTTTAATCATTCAGCCAATAATCGGGGCAATGAGTGATAAAACCACAAGCAGATTTGGCCGCCGCAGACCTTATTTTTTAATCGGTGCCATAATTTGCAGCATTTGTTTATTTGCGATGCCTTATAGTAGTTCCATATGGATGGCTGCCAGTATTCTTTGGATTTTAGATGCAGGCAATAACATGACAATGGAACCCTACCGGGCTTTTGTAAGTGATAAACTACCATCAGAACAACATGCACTAGGTTTTTTAACACAGAGCTTTTTTACTGGTCTGGGGATAACTTTGGCAAACTTAACGCCAGGCATTTTGATAGCCGCAGGGCTAATAGGATTAAATACTCGCAGCGCAAATAATATTCCATATACCACGTATACAGCCTTTTTTATTGGCGCTTTTGTATCAATAGGATCGATTATGTACACTTGTTTTACCACGAAAGAAGTGCCTTTAAACAAGAAACAAGTTGAAGAAATTAAGCAAGAAACAGGAGGCGTAATTCAGATTTTTAAAGATATTATCGCAGCCTTTAGGGTGATGCCTGTTACCATGCGTAAATTAGGAATTGTGTACCTTTTTAATTGGTACGGAATGTTTATTTATTGGCAATTTGTTACCTTATGTTTAGCGAAAACAATCTTTCATACTGCCGATTCTGCATCTGACGGATTTGCTTCAGCACAGGTTTTAACTGGTTATGTAAATGGTGGATACAATGTCGTTACCTTTTTAGTAGCGTTTCCTTTGGCCTTTTTAGCGAGAAAAATAACTTCCAAAAGAGTTCATTTTTTAAGTCTAATTCTAGGTGGCGTATGTTTGATAAGCCTGCCTATAATCAAGCATGAAAATTTGTTATTTATTCCGATTATCGGTTTAGGAATAGCTTGGGCAAGCATGATGGGTACCCCTTATGCAATGCTTGCAGGTAGTATTCCAAAAGATAAAACAGGAATTTTTATGGGTATTTTAAACATGTTTATTGTAATGCCTATGTTGTTAGAAACGGTAACATTTAAATATATATACCGACATATTTTAAATCATAATCCTGCTAATGCTATATATTTTGCAGGTATGCTGATTACCATTGGTGGCATGCTGGTTTTATTGATCAAGAATACAAATACCAAAAGTAAAATATAA